Genomic segment of Drosophila biarmipes strain raj3 chromosome 2L, RU_DBia_V1.1, whole genome shotgun sequence:
AGACAAAGTTATGTCTTGGACCACCGCGTCTGTTTAAGCTACTTAAATGCGCCGCCCACAGTCCGACCAGCCCGATCGAAACTGGACTGGCGCAGTGGAGTGGGTACGGAGTGCTGAGGTGGACTGGACTGGTGGGCAGTGGCGGCTTCTCGAGGGGAGTGACTTGCTCATGTCGTAATTGACAGGCGTCAGCTTTGGGCCTTAAACGACTCAGCGTGTCGTAAGGCAAATAAACTGATAAATGCCAACGATTGTCGGTCCAAATGCGAGGCATTAATTTCCACGGGGAAAGGCTTTCTTTTCATTCTCCAGCCCCGATCTTGTGGCTCAAAGGGGTCACCCACGGCACTCAAAACACAAATCAATAACTTTATTATACAAATACGAACGGGCAGCAGGAGGAGGGATCCCCATACCCGTACCCATACCCATCCCGATCCCGATTCCGATCCCTCTTGTGGCTTCTTTTACGAGCTGAAAAGCGTCTTGTTTAACTGCTGGGACAATGAGCGCCCGCTGGGCGCGTTAAGAAAAAATCACTTGGCATCGGAGCTGGCGACAGTGAGGAGGAGGACCCGGGGCCCTGACCAGGTCCCCAAATTGGGATACAAAGGCGTAGGGTGCTCCCTTTCTCCTCCCTTCCGATAATTTATGGCCACCGGGTCTGGTGGCCAAGCGCCAGTTGACAGTAAGTCACCGGCGGGAAGAGTCACGGAGCCAGCTGCCGGGATGAGTCAGCGCTGAAAGGTGGTGGGTTTCCAGGGGTTAACCCATCGCAGGGAGGGAATACTCAATAGAAGCTTCAATCACTGGCTGAAAAACTTCGAGTCTAGATACAGAACATATTGCTGGTGTCTCAGGGAAAATTCGGAAAATACCCATTACATTCTTTATGACTAATCAAAAACTGTCGCATTATGGGcttaagtttttaattataacgaaGTTGTAAAGCGAACTTTTCTTTCATTCAAAATATCATAAAgcttaaatgttaaaattaagTTTCCTATCCAAAACGGAACATAAGAGTATATAATGTAATAATATGAGCAAATATTCGTATAGtaatgatattataattttttaatataggATCAAACTTTACAGACACAAAGTTACTAAAATGCATTTatcttaataaatataatgaataATTATGCTATTATCATCAGGCAATATAGTTCTGTTAGTCCCCGAACGGTGTggtaatagaaaataaaaattctaataaaGCATTGCGCCCTGAAACTTAGTAATATGACTCAAGTCAGTGCTATTGCACCTGTTGAACCTAAGGAAACCCCTTTGTTTATCCCCGCAAGTCGGTACACCCCTTCGACTTTATTATTGTTGACTTTGCTGCCCTTGTGATTGTCGCTGTCGTCCACATACCTATCACGCTGAAGTTTATTGACTTTTGTATAGACATTCTCGGCTGTGGATTTGGCTgatgtttcttttttgtttagccGCGGGCAATGTAAACGGCGCCAGATTTCGATTTCGAGACAGTCACCAATATTCACCCCATCACAACCACAACTGGTTATTTTCTAAAAGGGTCAAGTGTCAGCCAGCAGAGGAGCAGGGCCGCAGGAGGAGCGGGGAAATGGCAAATTACaccatataaataaataaataaataacgtCTAGGGGAGAACACATGGTTAGCCAGCAGGTTTTTAGGAGGAGATGATGAATGATGGCTACTGGGATATCGCCTAAGGTTGCTAGCTTCAATTTGCATAAGGTTCATTTAATTTGGCGGAGGTAAACCcctaacaaatataaaatactcTTCTTATTATCCTAAGCATTGGTAATTATCGCTATTTTATAATTGGTGCTCTTAATCTTTTATAGTATAGTAGTGCTGTATTAAAACAGGGAGTCCCTAGCTCCTTCCTTACAAATGTTGTTCCTTTAATCTTTTAAGTTGGCCTAATATGGGCATAcaaaagttaacttctttttcTTCGATTGGCAAGTCTGATGAATGCAGTTTAAGAGGACTTTCATCAACATTCTTCTGAAATTAGGCGAATGTGGTCGCCAAACCTTTCCATAAAACCCAATCAAATATGTTAACTCAGAGGGCCCCCAACGCCTCCCCCTGCAAACGCATATCACGCACATTCCGAGATGAAGCGATAAAGCCAAGTGTTTGATGACCCTGCGCACccaacagcaactgcaacaccCGACCCATCATCATCTTGATGGGCCTCATCAGTGTCAGGGAGTCGGGATGGAGTGGATTCAAGCCGAGAGATCTTGGCACGTGTAAACGACACCCAAATTAGAGGGAGATTATTTAATGTTCGTCTGGCCTCGCCTTATCTGCGACTCTTCCGAGAACTCGGTTAGGCCGGGACCCTGTAGCGTGGCTTGGACTTTGAAGAAGCTGCAGCAACAGCTTCCATTTGATAAGCTTATCAGAGGCAAATCGAGCCCAGTCAACCCAGCCTCCTAGCAGCTTTGTCATGTAAATGCGGCCAAAATCAATTTCCAGCCTGGCGCCAGACTAATGAGAAAATGCCAGCGAACACAGCAGGCCCCCCGATCGCACTTCCCGCCAGCTCGGTTAATtaagttataaaaattatactttATGCATactatttgcatttttatagaCCCCAAATGTAACCTGCACCGATTTGATTTATGGAACAGGTCCGGAGGCAGCTGCCCGCTGCCCTCGCCTCCCGTGGGCGGCTAGAAATCTGACAAATGGCTAGGTGTGACTTATAACATTTTAGGTGACGACCAGTCGGATCGAGATAAGCCCGGAGCTTTCCTCTCTCACACATCTACGGTTTCAGAAGGGACTCGGGTGATTTCGAAATGTCAGCATCATGGCAGATTCGCGTGCGGCTCCCGccgaaaaaagcaaaaacgGCCATGGAAATGGCATTAATGCGATATAAAACCATCAAAACCGCAAGATCAGCGGCGGATCAACCTGGAAACAAGGCAGTGTAAAAAAAACTCAATTTTTTGTCCATTTAACATCAAGTGAGATAAGGGCGACGATGGGGATGAGTTTGACTTCGGGGAATTATAAATGCCCTCAGATCCTTTTAGCTGTAGTATGTATATAAATGTTGGTAACAAAAGACCGCTGTTAGATACCTCTTATATCGGTTCCTCGTAGTTAGTTAGCTAAGAAGTGGGAAACATGTTAGGGGAAGCGACATTTGAACCCTAAGGAATGTAAGtacacaaatatttgcacatcTAGATACAAATATCTAATAAAATGTGTGTTTGGATCCCTGATACTAGTTTATTTAAAGGGTTTTACTTAAAGCCTAAAAAAATTGGAACGCCTATCATATCTATTAGTTTTCTTACAtctttcataaaaatttaaaatacaaataagttacgaaaaattagaaaagtaTACATACATAGGTTCCAACTCAAAGCGCTCCCCTCTTGTCACTATCCGCTTACAAGAAGTCACCTGAACCCGAGCCACCTTAGCACTTTGCAGAGAATAAGCCACAGACGACTGGGTTGGACTTGGTGGAGCTCTCCGAACTGACGTGCTCTTATTTTGTGTGATTCTTCTCCCGCTAGATTTCTTTATAATTCTTCTTTATTTGTTGCatgttttgacatttttatagCTTCGGCGACGACATTGCGCATTTCTGCTTAGCTGCACATTCGCATGTGGAAACGGCACAGAACGAGATACTGGACCCGTCGGCGATCTATGGGGCCCTTTCAAAATGGCGTGCTGCCCCGCTacaacaaaaactaaaagcatTGACGGGCAGACGTCAAATTGATGGGCAGGCCCTTCGCCACGGCCAGCTGCCTTATCGGGCCAACACGTTTTGTCCCTAAACGTTTTGCAGCTACCAGCTCTCAAGGAGTCCGGGGTACGGGTGCAAGACCACATCTCGGGATCCCGCCGTCGGGATGGCATCCCCGAGAGGCTGCTGGAGGGAACACCCATTTAACAAGTCAGCCCGTGCAGGCAAAACCATAAATACTGGCAATTTAACAGAGTCAACAGTGTGGCACTCGACCGGAGGACAGTGGGCCTGTGGCTGCCGAACGGGGGGCCAGTGCGACGGGGACTCCGGGGGTGGGAGCTCCGAATCGGGGACTCTGGATTGGGAACTCTGGATTGGGAACTCTGGATTGGGGGTCCATAATACACCTTGTTGTACACGATCCTTATCTCTTGGAATTTCTCGTGCGTGTCTGGCgtgccaaaaaatataaaaataaagcacgGGGAACCTATGGAGGCCAACTGAAGCTCGTCGAATGCTGGTTGATCTATCTTTTACAATTATCTTTATCCATGCTTTTAAAACTAagcaaatttttatttatgctttGATTTATTGCTTcccaaaatttcaaatttgacTAAAATTCTATATTAGATGAGAATAATCAATAGATCACTAAAATGTAAGTTGATATTCTAGATATTTAGTACCTTTTATGAAACTAAGAATCAATACAGAGCAAAATACATTAAATTGAGACTAGTCAACGCAAATATAATGCTAGAActcaattataatttatctttaaattttcaaattagaTTTATTTAACATGGTTTATTAGGATAGAAACTGATCATTGGCAAACGCCGCATTGCAACCTTTTTAAGAACAAAGACCCCAACATAACGAGGATACCCTGGCGGAACTCTGGCAAGTGATAGCCTGGTCAGGAGCTGTCGCTGTCGGTTGCCGACTTTGGCAGCGGGAATGGGAGTGGGATTGCAGTCGGAGCTGGAGCTGAAGTCGGAGTACGCGTGAAAAATTAGCCGTGGAAATGCATgttgtggctgttgttgttatgGTTGTTGCTGTTTCGGTTGTTCTTGAGCTTGGTGGTGTTGTGGCCTGTCGCCATTTCTCGTGGTGCGACTAATAAGCACAACAAGCTCATAAAATTTCGAAAGCTGCGCCGCCcgattttatttcattttaaattgtacACGCGCTTCGAGCACATTTCCCCTGGCTTAGTGTGTGATATTTTGGTCTCGAGTCGGTATTTCCTGGGCGGGGTGTGTGATTTGTTTAGCATTTACACGCATCATTAGAGCCTGTTGTACAACGGCGacttaatgataaattaataacaatgccAGAACATAAAAGACAAGCTTTCTATTCGGATGATGGCCATATAGACATTGACATTGGGCCCCACAGCGACAACAGCTTGGTCTGGCCTGCCCCGCCattgaacaacaacaaagacaaAGATCCAATCCAGCCCAAGCGGACGAAGAAGCGTGCCAAGCCAATCTTGGGTCAACGGCGTCCGGAGCGGTTTAACCCGGTCGCGGGCCAGAGGGGCCAAGAACGACAGACAGTTGGCAGCATATCTAAAAGGTTATAAGCATTTcttccaaaaaattaaaggttGTGGCAACGTTAACAAGACAAGTCAAGAacgatttttataatatagacAACCCATTCCAACTATATAGTATTACGAGTAGGAAATATATTGAATGACATTTCATGATAATATggcctttaaaaaataaaaatcaatcaatttttattgcattcattattgtattcacttttaaaaatggttaTGCAACGATTGGCTGTCAGTCCTGCaggttaaattaaaatatttggcaCTTAAGATCCAATAAAGAGAAGATATATGAAATCATAGATTTTTCGGAAGATATCTCACCATTCGCTCAAAACTTATGAAATTGGGAATTAATAtctattagttttatttaacattCCTCATCAAAAATCTGTTAAAGTTTTCTGGGACAGTTTTCCAGTTCTTGTAGGTGACAccttaacaaataaatatgtttaaaatttataaatatacaaaaacatAACGTGTCAAATAAAGCCAAAAAAATAGATCCCCAAGGGTTAACTCCCCAGTCTAACCTATCTGGCCCGCTAATTGATTGTTACATTCCCTTTATGTGAGATAGTGTCTGTTTATGTTGCTGGatatggatgtggatgtgtcTGGCCAGCTTCCCCCGCACTCTCagcccctccccctccccctccccaGCCTGGCCTTTACCAGCTGCGACGCAGACGTGTTGTTTTTTATGATTGCCCATTTTTGAcaatgaataaaaattattatagtGTCGCACGTTTTGGTGgttgtaatttaattaaaatgatgTCGCGACGACCCGCATCACGCCGTGCGGCTCCATGAGGGTTTTCCCGGAATTTCCAGCCACCCAGCCCCTCGCACAGGTGACAAATGCTGGCCAGTTCGGGAAAATAACTAATTTATTAAGTCGGATTTGGTTGGGCCCACGAGTGTCCCAGCTGGAAAAGGTATGCCGACGAGAAATAAAACGGGCCACTTGAAAAGTCAGGACTCTTTCGAATATTTGCGCTTGTTTTTGGGAGAACGGAAGTGCGGCAAATACAGCTGGATTCGTTTGGCAAACAAAATCGGTTTCCCCCTTCCAGTTAATGAAAATGCCCTTGGTGGCCAGGTGGCTGGGGAAAAGTGGAGGGCggacgaggatgaggatgagcaGCCGGGAAAAACTTGTGCGGCTTCTATGCCGTGAGCCTGTGAACCTGTTTgcgttaaaaattaaaaaagaggaaaagagAACCAACTGAAACCATGAATGAACTGCAACTTGGACTTGGGCGGGCATTGTCACTGTCAATATATAGAAATGCACTCAAGGTAACTTCCTACTTGGCCCGTATCCGATTTCAGCCCAACCTCTTTTCCCCTGACAGATTATTGCACCCCGAACTGCCTTTCCACCTCCTCGGCTTAGCCGTCCAGCGTTATATTTAGCGGTCAGCTGAAGAAAAAAGCCAAGCAGAAATAGCAAACAAAATGGCCAACGCACCAGCGAGGGATCGGGGACCCATGGagttccagttccagttccagATCCCCGCCTGCGGTGTGGGAACCTTCAATATTGATTGATTGCACAGCCGCTGGCGGGGATTCGGGGTCGCCACCACCACTCTTGGCCGCACAAACGGAGTGCTTTGGGTTGGATGGTGCTAGCTGCCCTCACAAAGGGGAAATTTTAAATCGATATCGCGAAGGCATTTAAacgcaaaaatattaaagtattaagaaaaaaaatatttatttttaaattagactAAGTAATTACGAATATTCTAAACGAAATGCTAACGACACCTAGTTCATAGTTATGTAGcatcgtatttatttattttctttcccaGATTTGCGGTTTCATTGCATTTTAAGGTAAACATGTTTCttcaaacaaattttaaatcctCTTTATAAGGTAGTAGAAGTGTAGAAAAAAAACGTATCAAAGATATATGCAGTGTGTAAGGATGTCAACCAAAAATCAAGGTCAGAAATGAAACCAAAAAGTTGCTTAGATCGATATATTTTGAGTTGCAAAggatgtttatatatttatactccATACAAGATTCAGTTTTAAATTTGcgtttgtttcgttttttagTATCAGGTTCTTCTTTCCCCAAAGTATCCTGCTTCCTCGTAAGCTCCAGAGAATTCGTGTCCGCCTCAGAGGAACATCCAAACAATTTACAACCGTCAGTTGTGCAAGAGTTTTTTACAGGACTCCGCTCCCTGGGACACCGGGTCTCCCCAGGGAGCCTAGATTGATGACAAGATTTGTTGTGACAAGCATTAACTAGCGGTTTCACACACTAAAACCTCCCCACCTTCCGCCTTCCATACCAATTAGCAGCGAGGGACGAGGCTTCCCCTCTAGAAAAGCGGAAACAAATCGTTGACACCTAAAAACAGAACAGCTCTCGGGGTATATTTCGGATATTCAGCAGGGTGAGAGGAGCCCTGGCGTATGGGGAAATATTAATACTAATAATTAATTGTGTTAAGTAAACAATTTTCGTACTTAACGGTGGGAGAGCATAGGGTAAGTGCAGCAATATAGCTTTACTTCCCACAGGTCTTGTGTTTCCCGCACTCCAAAAATTGCCTTCGGTGTAATTTAACTCGGGAGCCCTGCGGAGAACGGAGGAGCGTTCTTTCGCTGGCTTGCCGGCCATGTTTGAATTCGAGTCGCCAACATGTTTACATAAAACAGAGcaggtttttaattttaaattttatattcacATAATTCTGTTTCTGCTGATTAGCCCAAAAAAACACTGCCAGGAATGTCGTAATCGGAGCGTCCTAATCCTCTGCATAAGGTCTGTAACTGACAATCTGGCGGGCCACAATGTTGAGTATCTCGCGGGCAGCCATGTCCTGCCGTTCATCGACAATGGCCGTAATCCTGGCGCACTCCTTCACGTAGTTCTCCAGTTCCCGCTGGTTGAGGGCCCTCCTCTGGGGCTCCTTGGCCTGCAGCGCCTGCAGACACTGGCCGGTCATGTGAGCCAGTTGGGATCGAGCTCCACTAAAGGTCTCGTCGAGATCGTACAGCTCCAGCGGCGGAGCGGGTGGCTCGCTGAAGATGGGCGGAAACGTTGCCAACTGGAGGTTGGGCAGCGGGATCTCGAACTGCGGCTTGATGATCCTGAGAGGCTCATACTTCACGTGCAGTTGCTCGTAGGCATCGATGACCTCCTTGAGCAGATGGTTGCTCAGGGCGCAGAGCTTCATGTCGAACATCTGCTTGAAGTCCGTGGGCATCTCGGTGCCAATGGAGTCGATAAGACAGGCCTTGGGCATGTCGGCCAGGAAAGCCAGGTCGGTGAAATGCTTGTTGTCACTGAGCTAAGGAAGATAAGGGGATGGGAATCACTACAACGTATTTacaataaaacttaaattgcttaaattaaaaaactatacTATCTACAATATGATACAGCCATAAACGacttttttggaaattaaatattaagtttgCCTATTGAAACAAATTGCTATCTACAATATGATATTAAGTTTGCCTATTGAAACAAATTTggtaaatttcttttattttaaaaatgtaataaaaggTACATATAATAGTTATGCCAACACCAAACCTCATTCCCCCATCTAATAAAAGTTTCGAACAGAAATCTGTTCTACTTTAAGTTCGtgttaaaatttaactcaCCTCAACATCATTGAAATCTAAATGACTATAGGTTATCTCGTCTCCTCCGAGCAGCTTAAGCAAGTACTCAAATATGGCATCGTTGGTTTTATCCTGCAGATATTTATCGTGCCAAATGTATCCAGACCCCAACGCTAGGATCTTTCCACCTTTTCCGTTAGTAAAGTAGCCTGCCAGGGGGCGATTGAAGGGGTACACTACTGGACCCGTGGTCAACAGGACGTTCGCGGGCTCAGACACGTTTAGAGTGGCTCCATAGGGGTATTGAAAGTGTATCTTGTACTTCTCGTCACTGAAATCGTAGTCCACCTTCTCGATGTCCAGCTTGAGGAGGTGTCGCCACATAGATTCGCAGACAACGCCGCCTCCCACGATGCATTCCTTGGGATGGAAATTCCTGTAGTAGTGCGGTCGCACCACATTGTCCCCGTTTATGTAGATCCCGTACTGCTCCAGGAAAAAGTTTACGTTGGTATTGAACTCCGGTTCCCCTCCCTCGCCCAGGAGCACCAGCAGGCTTCCTCCTTGCACCTCGACGTAGTGCTTCAGCACCTCAAACTCGTCCTCCGTAAAGCGATCCTGAGGCCCGGCGAGTACAAAAACTTTTATTCGAGCAAGTCGCTCCTTTCTGAGCTCCGCATCGTTTCTATAGGTATACATACAGTTCGATTGAATATAAATTGGTATTATATCTAGAACTCTATTTGCAAAGTTACTACGAACTGCAAGTCAAATTTACAAGgttcttacatttttttattagttaataatatatttttttatcaggCCATATTGGTAATTAAATTCAATCAAGGGGGATTATTAAAACTTGTATAATGTACCTAGAAACAATAAGGTACACAAATTTGGGAACTCGAGGACGTACAGTGGCTCGCAGCTTATTTCGTGCAGttacctaaaaaaaagtttaagtcgTTATTCCGGCTAAACTAAAAGAGATaacagaaaaatttaaatgcagtatCTTAATAGGGAATATTAACTTGTTTATTAAATGAAAGCGATTTTcttaatcataaaaacaaaaataattatttaataaaaacaaaattttcagGCTTTTTCCATGCCGCAGCTTATTTCGTGCAGTAGCTTCTACGTAACTTATTATGTGTAATTTGACCGCTAATATTTAGTGTGACCTCCTTTCTGGTTCAGGACGGCTTTGAGACGATTTTTCATGGATAAAAATAGCTTTTTAGTGGTTTCCACTAGAATTTTTTGCCATTCTTCCATAAGAACAGTTTTTAGGTCGTTTTTGTTCGAACTCTTCCTCTTTTTTATAGCAATGTCCAATATTtcccataaattttcaatcaCATTCAAATCTGTAGACTGTGCTGGCATTATAACGACATGAGGGCAGTTCCAGATAAGCCAAGAGTTCACAATTCCTGCTTAATGCTTCGGATCGTTGTCCTGGTGAAATCGAAATCGATCGCGTATGCCAAGTTTTTCAGCAGTTTGCAGTAGGTTATCctctaaaattttaaagtacatTTTAACATCCATGATGCCATCAATAAAAGCGAGGTTACCCACGCCAAAGGCTACCATACAGGCCCAAACCATGAAGTGACCCCCGCCATGCTTGACCGTGGGTTTCAGGTGCTTATTTTCCAACTCTGTATTTGGTTGCCGTCCATCTGaaccaaaaatgttaaatttttagtCATCAGCAAAGATAACATCATCCCAGAACGAACTCGGTAAATGTATGTGCTCCTTTGTAAACTTTAGCCGAGCAGCAATATTTTTCTTGCTGATAAAAGGCTTCTTCCGTGGTACTGGACCATTGAAGTTACGATCGTGCAGCACACGACGCACCGTATCAGGACTACACTTCTTGCCCATTTCGTCCTCGACCTCTGAAGCTATTTTTGGGGCTGATAGCTTGGGGTTTTCCTTAATTTTCTTCATGGTcgttgaaaattttattattatttatttttattttatctcgGACAAACCTTTGGATGATGTATTTTACAGTACTGGGACTTAGGAATACCATTTCTGCAATGACCCGCTGACTTTTTCCACTTTTAAAGTGTTTAAGCACAAGTTCTCGCTGCTCAATGGTTGTGCGTGGTGCCATTTCGGTAATTCCCCCGTATCTTTTTATGCAAGTGTGACCAATCtcaaaatttcataaattatgtatttgttagtattttaaataatcaaataataaaataaactgtGATTTTTAAGACTAAATATTCAATGTTTTGACTTTAAACTTACTGCACGAAATAAGCTGCGGCATGGAAAAAGCCTGTacattttggttttaatttgtttttatttatttattttatttttattttgtttttatgattaaaaaaatagctTTCGTTTAATAAACAAGTTAATATTCCGTATTAAGATActgcattaaaatttttttttatcttttttagtTTAGCCGGAATAACGACTTAAACTTTTGTTAGGTAACTGCACGAAATAAGCTGCGAGCCACTGTAGTTTTTTAAgtatattacaaaataaaaaaaccatTTCCAGTCAGATATCTAAAGAGTATATACAAAACTTTTGGCATACTAACTGTTCCACATTCCAATTGACCTTCAGCTTCCGGTGAAGCATTTTGTAGTTGTCCGATATTTGAAAGCGCTCATTTTTTGATGTATCAAAGCAGATAACCGGCTTGTTAGACATTTTTATTGCCGTTTTTaacaaagattttatttatttcttttgtttgtgCCTGCGGTTACCCGGCAACGCGGTGGCGGCCTCTGGTGGACCAGATGGCAACGCCGCACTATCGATAGGCGGAAAAGCTGCATTTTACAACACTTAATCCGGGCGGATTGTCGCGCACTGTCCTTAAGTCTAGCCCATCTGGCAACGCCGCCTCGCCGTGTGAAAAATTACGAAAGAATTTTTGGTTCACCCTCTAAGACCGACCGAAATTTTCGCAAAACGAACAATGGCATCGATCTGTGGACGCATGGCGCTCCGTGCCGCCGCACGCCAGAATG
This window contains:
- the LOC108034246 gene encoding intraflagellar transport protein 52 homolog, with amino-acid sequence MSNKPVICFDTSKNERFQISDNYKMLHRKLKVNWNVEQNDAELRKERLARIKVFVLAGPQDRFTEDEFEVLKHYVEVQGGSLLVLLGEGGEPEFNTNVNFFLEQYGIYINGDNVVRPHYYRNFHPKECIVGGGVVCESMWRHLLKLDIEKVDYDFSDEKYKIHFQYPYGATLNVSEPANVLLTTGPVVYPFNRPLAGYFTNGKGGKILALGSGYIWHDKYLQDKTNDAIFEYLLKLLGGDEITYSHLDFNDVELSDNKHFTDLAFLADMPKACLIDSIGTEMPTDFKQMFDMKLCALSNHLLKEVIDAYEQLHVKYEPLRIIKPQFEIPLPNLQLATFPPIFSEPPAPPLELYDLDETFSGARSQLAHMTGQCLQALQAKEPQRRALNQRELENYVKECARITAIVDERQDMAAREILNIVARQIVSYRPYAED